A region of Flavobacterium indicum GPTSA100-9 = DSM 17447 DNA encodes the following proteins:
- a CDS encoding mechanosensitive ion channel family protein: MTTTEIELYFKHIKDLILDYSPKLVVALVILFGGLWFTSFVTKTAKKLMLKQNVEITLTNFLGNIIFWTLRVMLFITVISKLGVETSSFVAILGAAGLAVGLSLQGSLSNFAGGILIILFKPFKVGDSIEVQGEHGKVEEIMIFSTKIITATNQVVYIPNGLLSNGKIKNYTQLGTRRVDLDIMTNYTSDISGLKAKLEKIASSHPLLLSNSKAEVYINHFTDTNIHFTVRVWTENVHHMQVKSDILEQTKDLVQL; the protein is encoded by the coding sequence ATGACAACGACAGAAATTGAATTATATTTTAAACACATTAAAGATTTAATCTTAGATTATTCCCCAAAACTAGTAGTTGCTTTAGTAATATTATTTGGAGGATTATGGTTTACTAGTTTCGTTACTAAAACAGCCAAAAAATTAATGCTCAAACAGAATGTAGAAATCACCTTAACAAATTTCTTAGGTAACATAATTTTTTGGACATTACGTGTTATGTTGTTTATTACTGTAATTTCTAAATTAGGAGTAGAAACTTCATCTTTTGTAGCTATTTTGGGAGCAGCAGGTTTAGCTGTTGGATTATCACTACAAGGATCACTATCTAATTTTGCAGGAGGAATTTTAATTATTCTTTTTAAACCTTTTAAAGTTGGTGATTCGATTGAGGTTCAAGGGGAGCACGGAAAAGTTGAAGAAATTATGATTTTTTCAACCAAAATAATTACTGCAACAAATCAAGTAGTTTATATTCCAAATGGATTACTTTCAAATGGAAAAATTAAAAACTACACACAATTAGGAACCAGACGAGTAGATTTAGACATTATGACGAACTACACGAGTGATATTAGTGGATTGAAAGCTAAGTTAGAAAAAATTGCATCTTCTCACCCATTACTACTAAGTAATTCAAAAGCAGAAGTATACATTAATCATTTCACAGATACAAATATTCATTTTACAGTACGAGTATGGACAGAAAACGTTCATCATATGCAAGTAAAATCAGATATACTTGAACAGACTAAAGATTTAGTTCAATTATAA
- a CDS encoding NifU family protein: MNRISIKNTNNPSIVKFEWDEMLTKGKNYEFKNIDETSESPLAKQLFYLPFVKTVYISGNFIAIEKFSIVEWEDVQTEVANQIEEYITSGGIVINENTLVKKNPITIYAESTPNPAVTKFVANKMLTKVAVECKNIDETKASPLAKDLFSFPFVKEVFIDENYVSITKYDIASWEEITFELRNFLKQYLEQTDIVVDETLIEKTDNYKIQQEEYFENLDVTSQQIINILEEYVKPAVQSDGGNITFNSYDEQANIVKVTLQGACSGCPSSTFTLKNGIENMLRQMLNNNTIIVEAMNG, encoded by the coding sequence ATGAATAGAATATCGATAAAAAACACAAATAATCCATCAATTGTTAAATTTGAATGGGACGAAATGCTGACTAAAGGGAAAAATTACGAATTTAAGAATATAGATGAAACTTCAGAATCACCCTTAGCCAAACAATTATTTTACTTACCTTTTGTTAAAACAGTTTACATCTCCGGTAACTTCATCGCAATTGAAAAATTTTCAATAGTAGAATGGGAAGACGTTCAAACAGAAGTAGCCAATCAAATTGAAGAATACATTACTTCTGGTGGCATAGTAATTAATGAAAATACTTTGGTAAAGAAAAATCCAATTACCATTTACGCTGAGTCTACACCCAATCCTGCAGTAACAAAATTCGTTGCCAACAAAATGCTAACCAAAGTTGCTGTTGAATGTAAAAACATTGACGAAACCAAAGCATCACCTCTAGCAAAAGACTTATTTAGTTTTCCTTTTGTTAAAGAAGTTTTTATTGATGAAAACTATGTATCGATCACAAAATATGACATTGCAAGTTGGGAGGAAATCACATTCGAACTTCGCAACTTCTTAAAACAATATTTGGAACAAACAGATATTGTAGTTGACGAAACTTTAATTGAGAAGACTGATAATTATAAAATTCAACAAGAAGAATATTTCGAAAATTTAGATGTTACTTCACAACAAATCATCAATATTTTAGAAGAATATGTAAAACCAGCCGTACAAAGCGATGGTGGAAATATAACTTTTAATTCCTATGATGAGCAAGCTAACATTGTAAAAGTTACACTTCAAGGCGCATGTAGCGGGTGCCCTTCTTCCACATTTACTTTAAAAAATGGAATTGAAAATATGTTACGTCAAATGTTAAACAACAATACTATCATAGTCGAGGCTATGAATGGATAA